In a genomic window of Nomascus leucogenys isolate Asia chromosome 4, Asia_NLE_v1, whole genome shotgun sequence:
- the B3GAT3 gene encoding galactosylgalactosylxylosylprotein 3-beta-glucuronosyltransferase 3 isoform X3, with translation MDRTLPLMQRFRDSATALSSGQPCDCLPPLRAAAEQLRQKDLRISQLQAELRRPPPAPAQPPEPEALPTIYVVTPTYARLVQKAELVRLSQTLSLVPRLHWLLVEDAEGPTPLVSGLLAASGLLFTHLVVLTPKAQRLREGEPGWVHPRGVEQRNKALDWLRGRGGAVGGEKDPPPPGTQGVVYFADDDNTYSRELFEEMRWTRGVSVWPVGLVGGLRFEGPQVQDGLVVGFHTAWEPNRPFPVDMAGFAVALPLLLAKPSAQFDSTAPRGHLESSLLSHLVDPKDLEPRAANCTRVLVWHTRTEKPKMKQEEQLQRQGRGSDPAIEV, from the exons ATGGATCGAACCCTGCCCCTTATGCAAAGATTTAGAGACAGTGCCACTGCGTTATCCTCAG GCCAGCCATGTGACTGCCTTCCTCCCCTGCGGGCAGCAGCCGAGCAGCTACGGCAGAAGGATCTGAGGATTTCCCAGCTGCAAGCGGAACTCCGACGgccaccccctgcccctgcccagcctcctgaaCCGGAGGCCCTGCCTACTATCTATGTTGTTACCCCCACCTATGCCAG GCTGGTACAGAAGGCAGAGCTGGTACGGCTGTCCCAGACACTGAGCCTGGTGCCCCGGCTGCATTGGCTGCTGGTCGAGGATGCTGAGGGTCCCACCCCGCTGGTCTCAGGGCTGCTGGCTGCCTCTGGCCTCCTCTTCACACACCTGGTGGTTCTCACGCCCAAAGCGCAGCGGCTTAGGGAGGGCGAGCCTGGCTGGGTTCATCCCCGTGGTGTCGAGCAGCGGAACAAGGCCCTGGACTGGCTCCGGGGCAGAGGGGGTGCTGTGGGTGGGGAGAAGGACCCACCACCACCAGGGACGCAAGGAGTTGTCTACTTTGCTGACGATGACAACACCTACAGCCGGGAGCTGTTtgaggag ATGCGCTGGACCCGTGGTGTCTCAGTGTGGCCTGTGGGGCTGGTGGGCGGCCTGCGATTCGAGGGCCCTCAGGTACAGGACGGCCTGGTAGTGGGCTTCCACACAGCATGGGAGCCCAACAGGCCCTTCCCTGTGGATATGGCCGGATTTGCTGTGGCCCTGCCCTTGCTGTTAGCTAAGCCCAGTGCCCAGTTTGATTCCACTGCTCCCCGGGGTCACCTGGAGAGCAGTCTTCTGAGCCACCTTGTGGATCCCAAGGACCTGGAGCCACGGGCTGCCAACTGCACTCGG GTACTGGTGTGGCATACACGGACAGAGAAGCCCAAGATGAAGCAGGAGGAGCAGCTGCAGCGGCAGGGCCGGGGCTCAGACCCTGCAATTGAGGTGTGA
- the ROM1 gene encoding rod outer segment membrane protein 1 has translation MAPVLPLVLPLQPRIRLAQGLWLLSWLLALAGGLILLCSGHLLVQLRHLGTFLAPSCQFPVLPQAALAAGAVALGTGLVGIGASRASLNAALYPPWRGVLGPLLVAGTAGGGGLLVVALGLALALPGSLDEALEEGLVTALAHYKDTEVPGHCQAKRLVDELQLRYHCCGRHGYKDWFGVQWVSSRYLDPSDEDVVDRIQSNVEGLYLTDGVPFSCCNPHSPRPCLQNRLSDSYAHPLFDPRQPNQNLWAQGCHEVLLEHLQDLAGTLGSMLAVTFLLQALVLLGLRYLQTALEGLGGVIDGEGETQGYLFPGGLKDMLKTAWLQGGVACRPAPEEAPPREAPPKEDLSEA, from the exons ATGGCGCCGGTGTTGCCCCTGGTGCTGCCCCTGCAGCCCCGCATCCGCCTGGCACAAGGGCTCTGGCTCCTCTCTTGGCTGCTGGCGCTGGCTGGTGGCCTCATCCTCCTCTGTAGCGGGCACCTCCTGGTCCAGCTAAGGCACCTTGGCACCTTCCTGGCTCCCTCCTGTCAGTTCCCTGTCCTGCCCCAGGCTGCCCTGGcagcgggcgcggtggctctggGCACAGGACTAGTGGGTATAGGAGCCAGCCGGGCAAGTCTGAATGCAGCTCTATACCCTCCCTGGCGAGGGGTCCTGGGCCCCCTGCTGGTAGCTGGCACGGCTGGTGGGGGGGGGCTCCTGGTCGTCGCCCTCGGGCTAGCCCTGGCTTTGCCTGGGAGTCTGGATGAGGCGCTGGAGGAGGGTCTGGTGACtgccttggctcactacaaggaCACAGAGGTGCCTGGGCACTGTCAGGCCAAAAGGCTGGTGGATGAGCTGCAACTGAGGTACCACTGCTGCGGGCGCCACGGGTACAAGGATTGGTTTGGGGTCCAGTGGGTCAGCAGCCGTTACCTGGACCCCAGTGACGAGGACGTGGTTGA CCGGATCCAGAGCAATGTGGAAGGCCTATACCTGACTGATGGGGTCCCTTTCTCCTGTTGCAACCCCCACTCACCCCGGCCTTGCCTGCAAAACCGTCTTTCAGACTCCTACGCCCACCCCCTGTTCGATCCCCGACAACCCAACCAAAACCTCTGGGCCCAAGGGTGCCATGAGGTGCTGCTGGAGCACTTGCAGGACTTGGCAGGCACACTGGGCAGCATGCTGGCTGTCACCTTCCTACTGCAG GCTCTGGTGCTCCTCGGCCTGCGGTACCTGCAAACAGCActggaggggctgggaggggtcATTGATGGGGAAGGAGAGACCCAGGGCTATCTCTTTCCCGGTGGGCTGAAAGATATGCTGAAAACAGCATGGCTACAGGGAGGGGTTGCCTGCAGGCCAGCACCTGAGGAGGCCCCACCAAGAGAGGCACCTCCCAAGGAGGATCTATCTGAGGCCTAG
- the B3GAT3 gene encoding galactosylgalactosylxylosylprotein 3-beta-glucuronosyltransferase 3 isoform X1, with protein sequence MKLKLKNVFLAYFLVSIAGLLYALVQLGQPCDCLPPLRAAAEQLRQKDLRISQLQAELRRPPPAPAQPPEPEALPTIYVVTPTYARLVQKAELVRLSQTLSLVPRLHWLLVEDAEGPTPLVSGLLAASGLLFTHLVVLTPKAQRLREGEPGWVHPRGVEQRNKALDWLRGRGGAVGGEKDPPPPGTQGVVYFADDDNTYSRELFEEMRWTRGVSVWPVGLVGGLRFEGPQVQDGLVVGFHTAWEPNRPFPVDMAGFAVALPLLLAKPSAQFDSTAPRGHLESSLLSHLVDPKDLEPRAANCTRVLVWHTRTEKPKMKQEEQLQRQGRGSDPAIEV encoded by the exons ATGAAGCTGAAGCTGAAGAACGTGTTTCTCGCCTACTTCCTGGTGTCGATCGCCGGCCTCCTCTACGCGCTGGTACAGCTCG GCCAGCCATGTGACTGCCTTCCTCCCCTGCGGGCAGCAGCCGAGCAGCTACGGCAGAAGGATCTGAGGATTTCCCAGCTGCAAGCGGAACTCCGACGgccaccccctgcccctgcccagcctcctgaaCCGGAGGCCCTGCCTACTATCTATGTTGTTACCCCCACCTATGCCAG GCTGGTACAGAAGGCAGAGCTGGTACGGCTGTCCCAGACACTGAGCCTGGTGCCCCGGCTGCATTGGCTGCTGGTCGAGGATGCTGAGGGTCCCACCCCGCTGGTCTCAGGGCTGCTGGCTGCCTCTGGCCTCCTCTTCACACACCTGGTGGTTCTCACGCCCAAAGCGCAGCGGCTTAGGGAGGGCGAGCCTGGCTGGGTTCATCCCCGTGGTGTCGAGCAGCGGAACAAGGCCCTGGACTGGCTCCGGGGCAGAGGGGGTGCTGTGGGTGGGGAGAAGGACCCACCACCACCAGGGACGCAAGGAGTTGTCTACTTTGCTGACGATGACAACACCTACAGCCGGGAGCTGTTtgaggag ATGCGCTGGACCCGTGGTGTCTCAGTGTGGCCTGTGGGGCTGGTGGGCGGCCTGCGATTCGAGGGCCCTCAGGTACAGGACGGCCTGGTAGTGGGCTTCCACACAGCATGGGAGCCCAACAGGCCCTTCCCTGTGGATATGGCCGGATTTGCTGTGGCCCTGCCCTTGCTGTTAGCTAAGCCCAGTGCCCAGTTTGATTCCACTGCTCCCCGGGGTCACCTGGAGAGCAGTCTTCTGAGCCACCTTGTGGATCCCAAGGACCTGGAGCCACGGGCTGCCAACTGCACTCGG GTACTGGTGTGGCATACACGGACAGAGAAGCCCAAGATGAAGCAGGAGGAGCAGCTGCAGCGGCAGGGCCGGGGCTCAGACCCTGCAATTGAGGTGTGA
- the B3GAT3 gene encoding galactosylgalactosylxylosylprotein 3-beta-glucuronosyltransferase 3 isoform X2, with protein MKLKLKNVFLAYFLVSIAGLLYALVQLGQPCDCLPPLRAAAEQLRQKDLRISQLQAELRRPPPAPAQPPEPEALPTIYVVTPTYARLVQKAELVRLSQTLSLVPRLHWLLVEDAEGPTPLVSGLLAASGLLFTHLVVLTPKAQRLREGEPGWVHPRGVEQRNKALDWLRGRGGAVGGEKDPPPPGTQGVVYFADDDNTYSRELFEEMRWTRGVSVWPVGLVGGLRFEGPQVQDGLVVGFHTAWEPNRPFPVDMAGFAVALPLLLAKPSAQFDSTAPRGHLESSLLSHLVDPKDLEPRAANCTTGTGVAYTDREAQDEAGGAAAAAGPGLRPCN; from the exons ATGAAGCTGAAGCTGAAGAACGTGTTTCTCGCCTACTTCCTGGTGTCGATCGCCGGCCTCCTCTACGCGCTGGTACAGCTCG GCCAGCCATGTGACTGCCTTCCTCCCCTGCGGGCAGCAGCCGAGCAGCTACGGCAGAAGGATCTGAGGATTTCCCAGCTGCAAGCGGAACTCCGACGgccaccccctgcccctgcccagcctcctgaaCCGGAGGCCCTGCCTACTATCTATGTTGTTACCCCCACCTATGCCAG GCTGGTACAGAAGGCAGAGCTGGTACGGCTGTCCCAGACACTGAGCCTGGTGCCCCGGCTGCATTGGCTGCTGGTCGAGGATGCTGAGGGTCCCACCCCGCTGGTCTCAGGGCTGCTGGCTGCCTCTGGCCTCCTCTTCACACACCTGGTGGTTCTCACGCCCAAAGCGCAGCGGCTTAGGGAGGGCGAGCCTGGCTGGGTTCATCCCCGTGGTGTCGAGCAGCGGAACAAGGCCCTGGACTGGCTCCGGGGCAGAGGGGGTGCTGTGGGTGGGGAGAAGGACCCACCACCACCAGGGACGCAAGGAGTTGTCTACTTTGCTGACGATGACAACACCTACAGCCGGGAGCTGTTtgaggag ATGCGCTGGACCCGTGGTGTCTCAGTGTGGCCTGTGGGGCTGGTGGGCGGCCTGCGATTCGAGGGCCCTCAGGTACAGGACGGCCTGGTAGTGGGCTTCCACACAGCATGGGAGCCCAACAGGCCCTTCCCTGTGGATATGGCCGGATTTGCTGTGGCCCTGCCCTTGCTGTTAGCTAAGCCCAGTGCCCAGTTTGATTCCACTGCTCCCCGGGGTCACCTGGAGAGCAGTCTTCTGAGCCACCTTGTGGATCCCAAGGACCTGGAGCCACGGGCTGCCAACTGCAC CACAGGTACTGGTGTGGCATACACGGACAGAGAAGCCCAAGATGAAGCAGGAGGAGCAGCTGCAGCGGCAGGGCCGGGGCTCAGACCCTGCAATTGA